In one Hoplias malabaricus isolate fHopMal1 chromosome X1, fHopMal1.hap1, whole genome shotgun sequence genomic region, the following are encoded:
- the LOC136675804 gene encoding crystallin J1A-like, with protein sequence MCPNTYGHIVCLSLNLRRIWVSPIRTELMMALTVSDRAIGAIVGSAVADAAAQPMHWIYDPKKLEQYLDENPDPEFRPESVNPFYRRNTGQQSCYGDQAFVLLQSLAQCGGLDVEDLKKRTYEFFGPGSEYDSSLNDPYRDKTAPRPQLPIDGPWRQSSLKSFIKNMDSGKTETGCENDNQMDGVAKLAPVVAFYAGKPEMLEKVEDAVRVTQNNDQCVAVTLAAARFLENFILNGSDPNALNAVLKQLNDPNRKNPQELDRAVAGHIHEVKENLMKSQKELIPAVFTNAUGLPGAFKAALHGVLKATGLKEAVRETMSVGGCSCSRSSFIGACIGAQVGIEGIPESWRKRTSRYEVLLELAIKAIGANK encoded by the exons atgtgtccAAATACTTATGGACATATAGTGTGTTTGAGTTTGAATTTAAGACGAATCTGGGTTTCTCCTATCCGCACAGAGCTCATG atGGCTCTAACTGTCTCAGACCGTGCAATAGGAGCTATAGTTGGCTCAGCAGTGGCAGATGCTGCAG CTCAGCCGATGCACTGGATTTATGATCCAAAGAAATTGGAACAGTATCTGGATGAGAATCCAGATCCAGAGTTCAGACCTGAGTCTGTGAACCCATTTTACAGAAGAAATACGGGTCAGCAGAGCTGTTACGGGGACCAGGCCTTTGTCCTTCTCCAGTCTCTGGCTCAGTGCGGAG GTTTGGATGTGGAGGATTTAAAGAAGAGAACATATGAGTTTTTTGGCCCTGGATCAGAGTATGACTCATCTCTGAATGACCCATACAGAGATAAAACAG CTCCAAGGCCTCAGCTTCCTATCGACGGCCCCTGGAGACAGTCCAGCTTAAAGAGCTTCATCAAAAACATGGATTCGGGCAAAACAGAAACAG ggtgtGAGAATGATAACCAGATGGATGGAGTGGCCAAACTTGCTCCAGTTGTAGCCTTTTACGCTGGAAAGCCGGAGATGCTGGAGAAAGTTGAGGACGCTGTTCGCGTCACTCAGAATAATGACCAGTGTGTGGCAGTGACCCTCGCTGCAGCCAG GTTCCTGGAGAACTTTATCCTGAACGGCTCTGATCCAAACGCCCTGAACGCTGTTCTGAAGCAACTCAACGATCCAAACAGAAAAAACCCACAGGAACTGGACAGAGCTGTGGCAG GACACATTCATGAAGTAAAGGAGAATTTAATGAAGTCCCAAAAGGAGCTGATTCCTGCTGTGTTTACAAACGCCTgag GTTTGCCTGGGGCTTTTAAGGCAGCGCTGCATGGCGTTCTGAAAGCAACAGGATTAAAGGAGGCAGTGAGAGAAACAATGAGTGTTGGAGGATGCAGCTGCAGCAGAAGTTCTTTCATTGGAGCCTGCATCGGAGCACAG GTTGGAATCGAGGGAATCCCTGAGTCGTGGAGGAAAAGAACTTCACGATACGAGGTTCTTCTGGAGCTCGCCATTAAAGCTATAGGagctaataaataa